A window of Nicotiana tabacum cultivar K326 chromosome 24, ASM71507v2, whole genome shotgun sequence contains these coding sequences:
- the LOC107802126 gene encoding uncharacterized protein LOC107802126, with product MEAFTGLSPRINTLALNKEKYHEPDFQDSQSESTDHNGDYQDRHFDHSMDALEILKETVRILRYNPIGFLSIATLLICPVSAILLSNVLVDQSIVKKLTIRLLLLAKSSGLPLKPFIKQSCQKFSEMVISAVMCFPLYVTLLLLSKAAIVYSVDCTYSRKNFDSKKFYVIVTKIWKRIVITYMWVCMVISGCLALFIVLLVAVSSAFSVMGFPPDLILYPAMIVGMIFSIILANAMIICNIAIVISVLEDDSGPQALLRSSSLIKGQTQVGLLIFLGSTIGMAFVEGLFEHRVKILSYGNGSSRIWEGPLLVIMYSFVMLIDSMMSTVFYFSCKSYRMEASNEETLPVLEALTISSALEEVQ from the coding sequence ATGGAAGCTTTTACTGGACTGAGTCCAAGAATTAACACACttgcattaaataaggaaaaatatcATGAGCCGGATTTTCAAGATTCTCAATCGGAGTCCACAGATCATAATGGTGATTACCAAGATAGGCATTTTGATCATTCTATGGATGCATTGGAGATTTTAAAGGAAACTGTGAGGATTCTTAGGTACAATCCTATAGGTTTCTTGTCAATTGCTACATTGTTAATTTGTCCTGTTTCTGCTATTCTTTTATCTAATGTTTTAGTTGATCAATCTATTGTGAAGAAACTGACTATTAGGTTATTGCTTTTGGCTAAGTCCAGTGGCCTTCCACTTAAGCCCTTTATCAAACAGTCTTGCCAAAAGTTTTCTGAAATGGTGATTTCAGCTGTAATGTGCTTTCCTTTATATGTTACTTTATTGCTCTTGTCTAAAGCTGCTATAGTCTACTCTGTTGATTGCACTTATTCGAGGAAGAATTTCGACTCTAAGAAGTTTTATGTTATTGTTACAAAGATTTGGAAGCGCATCGTCATAACTTATATGTGGGTGTGTATGGTGATTTCTGGTTGTCTCGCATTGTTTATTGTACTTCTTGTGGCGGTGAGCAGTGCTTTCTCTGTAATGGGGTTCCCTCCGGACTTGATTTTGTACCCCGCGATGATAGTTGGGAtgatattttctataattttagcaAATGCTATGATCATTTGCAATATTGCTATTGTGATATCTGTTTTGGAGGATGATTCTGGACCGCAGGCGTTGCTTCGGTCCAGTTCTCTCATTAAGGGGCAAACACAAGTTGGGCTATTGATATTTCTCGGATCGACTATTGGGATGGCATTTGTGGAGGGTTTGTTTGAGCATAGAGTGAAGATACTAAGCTATGGAAATGGATCTTCAAGAATATGGGAAGGGCCCCTTTTGGTAATAATGTATTCGTTTGTTATGCTTATTGACTCTATGATGAGTACTGTTTTCTACTTCAGTTGTAAATCCTATAGAATGGAAGCCTCAAATGAAGAAACTTTGCCTGTATTAGAAGCCTTGACAATTTCTTCAGCATTAGAAGAAGTTCAATAA